The following are from one region of the Quercus robur chromosome 1, dhQueRobu3.1, whole genome shotgun sequence genome:
- the LOC126692106 gene encoding geranylgeranyl pyrophosphate synthase, chloroplastic-like produces DPEALDAAISLKDKEPRELHEAMRYSLLPGGKRVCPLFCIASCELVGGTESMAMPAACASEMIHDVALIQDDLPCMDNAHLRRGKPTTHKVFGEAIAILAADGLLALAFEHIALYTPTAVPPARIVRGIGELARCIGAQGAVAGQVFDISSQRESNVTLEYLEYVHLHKTAAILEGTVVLGAMLGGGSDEEVEKIRSFARYVGWGFQVVDDILDVTKSSQELGKPTGKDLVDGKVTYPRLMGVEKSREFAEKLNKLALDQLSGFDTQKTVPLVALANYIARRQK; encoded by the coding sequence GACCCAGAAGCTCTGGACGCCGCCATTTCACTCAAAGACAAAGAACCCCGCGAGCTCCACGAGGCCATGCGCTATTCCCTCCTTCCCGGTGGCAAGCGAGTCTGCCCACTCTTCTGCATCGCTTCCTGCGAGCTCGTCGGCGGCACTGAATCCATGGCCATGCCCGCCGCTTGCGCCAGCGAGATGATCCACGACGTGGCTCTCATCCAAGACGATCTCCCTTGCATGGACAACGCTCATCTCCGCCGTGGAAAGCCCACCACCCACAAGGTATTCGGCGAAGCCATCGCCATTCTCGCCGCCGATGGCCTCTTAGCCTTAGCTTTCGAGCACATTGCCTTGTACACACCAACAGCCGTGCCCCCAGCGAGAATAGTTCGTGGCATTGGGGAGTTAGCGAGGTGCATTGGAGCTCAAGGAGCTGTTGCAGGCCAAGTGTTTGATATAAGTTCTCAGAGAGAGTCTAACGTGACGTTGGAGTATTTGGAGTACGTTCATCTCCATAAGACCGCAGCAATACTGGAAGGAACAGTGGTTCTTGGAGCTATGTTGGGAGGTGGGTCCGATGAAGAGGTTGAGAAAATTAGGAGTTTCGCGAGATATGTTGGGTGGGGTTTTCAGGTAGTGGATGACATTCTTGATGTGACAAAATCGTCGCAGGAATTGGGAAAACCGACAGGGAAGGACTTGGTGGATGGGAAAGTTACGTATCCAAGGCTAATGGGTGTTGAAAAGTCGAGGGAGTTTGCGGAGAAATTGAACAAGCTAGCTCTGGATCAGCTTTCTGGGTTTGATACGCAGAAAACGGTGCCGTTGGTTGCATTGGCCAATTACATTGCTCGTAGGCAAAAGTAA